Proteins encoded by one window of Primulina huaijiensis isolate GDHJ02 chromosome 1, ASM1229523v2, whole genome shotgun sequence:
- the LOC140973365 gene encoding uncharacterized protein isoform X1: protein MISISFSSGSKKTDMKSCRIFVFAFFSILGVLQESIGGRPLARPRPDDAAAFARWFVSQSSWGVLNTISSEMEGSPFGNVVSFSDGLPNKGRGIPYFYLTTLDPTASNALKDQRSSFTLSEYNLGTCGTTDPENPTCAKITLTGKLKALDGNSTEAEFARSALFSKHPEMKGWPKGHNFQIFQLDIKNIFMINWFGGPKPLTVDQYFGAKMSKLVAMGDSTSSS, encoded by the exons ATGATATCAATATCATTTTCTTCTGGTTCAAAGAAAACAGACATGAAAAGTTGTCGTATCTTCGTTTTTGCGTTTTTTTCTATTTTGGGGGTGCTTCAAGAGTCCATAGGTGGGCGGCCTTTGGCGAGACCTCGACCAGATGATGCAGCAGCTTTTGCTAGGTGGTTCGTATCTCAGAGTTCCTGGGGCGTTCTCAA CACAATATCCAGTGAAATGGAAGGGTCGCCTTTCGG AAATGTAGTTTCATTTAGTGATGGCTTACCTAACAAAGGCAGAGGCATCCCGTACTTCTATCTTACAACCCTCGATCCTACGGCAAGCAATGCTTTAAAAGACCAGCGATCTTCCTTTACTCTAAGCGAATATAACCTAGGAACTTGTGGCACGACCGACCCTGAAAATCCTACATGTGCCAAAATCACACTTACAGGAAAG ttaaaagCACTTGACGGAAACTCTACAGAAGCAGAATTTGCTCGAAGTGCATTGTTCTCGAAGCACCCAGAGATGAAAG GCTGGCCTAAAGGTCACAATTTCCAAATCTTCCAAttagatataaaaaatatcTTTATGATCAATTGGTTTGGCGGTCCGAAGCCTCTCACGGTGGATCAGTACTTTGGAGCCAAGAT GAGTAAACTTGTAGCCATGGGGGATTCAACTTCATCATCGTGA
- the LOC140973365 gene encoding uncharacterized protein isoform X2: MISISFSSGSKKTDMKSCRIFVFAFFSILGVLQESIGGRPLARPRPDDAAAFARWFVSQSSWGVLNTISSEMEGSPFGNVVSFSDGLPNKGRGIPYFYLTTLDPTASNALKDQRSSFTLSEYNLGTCGTTDPENPTCAKITLTGKLKALDGNSTEAEFARSALFSKHPEMKGWPKGHNFQIFQLDIKNIFMINWFGGPKPLTVDQYFGAKICDNNQSQE, encoded by the exons ATGATATCAATATCATTTTCTTCTGGTTCAAAGAAAACAGACATGAAAAGTTGTCGTATCTTCGTTTTTGCGTTTTTTTCTATTTTGGGGGTGCTTCAAGAGTCCATAGGTGGGCGGCCTTTGGCGAGACCTCGACCAGATGATGCAGCAGCTTTTGCTAGGTGGTTCGTATCTCAGAGTTCCTGGGGCGTTCTCAA CACAATATCCAGTGAAATGGAAGGGTCGCCTTTCGG AAATGTAGTTTCATTTAGTGATGGCTTACCTAACAAAGGCAGAGGCATCCCGTACTTCTATCTTACAACCCTCGATCCTACGGCAAGCAATGCTTTAAAAGACCAGCGATCTTCCTTTACTCTAAGCGAATATAACCTAGGAACTTGTGGCACGACCGACCCTGAAAATCCTACATGTGCCAAAATCACACTTACAGGAAAG ttaaaagCACTTGACGGAAACTCTACAGAAGCAGAATTTGCTCGAAGTGCATTGTTCTCGAAGCACCCAGAGATGAAAG GCTGGCCTAAAGGTCACAATTTCCAAATCTTCCAAttagatataaaaaatatcTTTATGATCAATTGGTTTGGCGGTCCGAAGCCTCTCACGGTGGATCAGTACTTTGGAGCCAAGAT ATGTGATAATAATCAATCCCAAGAATGA
- the LOC140973365 gene encoding uncharacterized protein isoform X3 — MISISFSSGSKKTDMKSCRIFVFAFFSILGVLQESIGGRPLARPRPDDAAAFARWFVSQSSWGVLNTISSEMEGSPFGNVVSFSDGLPNKGRGIPYFYLTTLDPTASNALKDQRSSFTLSEYNLGTCGTTDPENPTCAKITLTGKLKALDGNSTEAEFARSALFSKHPEMKGWPKGHNFQIFQLDIKNIFMINWFGGPKPLTVDQYFGAKM, encoded by the exons ATGATATCAATATCATTTTCTTCTGGTTCAAAGAAAACAGACATGAAAAGTTGTCGTATCTTCGTTTTTGCGTTTTTTTCTATTTTGGGGGTGCTTCAAGAGTCCATAGGTGGGCGGCCTTTGGCGAGACCTCGACCAGATGATGCAGCAGCTTTTGCTAGGTGGTTCGTATCTCAGAGTTCCTGGGGCGTTCTCAA CACAATATCCAGTGAAATGGAAGGGTCGCCTTTCGG AAATGTAGTTTCATTTAGTGATGGCTTACCTAACAAAGGCAGAGGCATCCCGTACTTCTATCTTACAACCCTCGATCCTACGGCAAGCAATGCTTTAAAAGACCAGCGATCTTCCTTTACTCTAAGCGAATATAACCTAGGAACTTGTGGCACGACCGACCCTGAAAATCCTACATGTGCCAAAATCACACTTACAGGAAAG ttaaaagCACTTGACGGAAACTCTACAGAAGCAGAATTTGCTCGAAGTGCATTGTTCTCGAAGCACCCAGAGATGAAAG GCTGGCCTAAAGGTCACAATTTCCAAATCTTCCAAttagatataaaaaatatcTTTATGATCAATTGGTTTGGCGGTCCGAAGCCTCTCACGGTGGATCAGTACTTTGGAGCCAAGATGTAA
- the LOC140973394 gene encoding uncharacterized protein yields MMGLFTYTVTGGAFMLIGAWESIISASEVLVESSSSASSSQSSPSPRQGTTTNTATFSSTITFFSISVLSILVIVNSLISLFDAIKFRDNTGFALQLEVITISLLFLLYSGLGILTNVGDSFRFPLVVLNLIYAFAFGEEFFLFYSRSKDPSGVENRYYDLFLVPIAICVFSTIIELKNPDSNYPRLGRGIGLVLQGMWVLQMGFSFHTNLIANGCALHAKSRGNYTIKCKGHPEYHRGRAIATLQFNCHLAILVTLLVAVYSFICKKNGVSREFMRYKPLGGGGEMHMDGRSQFTLDSDDEDSNGEMIKEAKNVEMQKAIGANSESAVNDHQLHS; encoded by the coding sequence ATGATGGGGTTGTTCACCTATACAGTGACCGGCGGCGCGTTCATGCTTATTGGCGCGTGGGAGTCAATCATATCTGCCTCTGAAGTTCTCGTTGAGAGTTCTTCATCAGCGTCCTCATCCCAATCGTCGCCCTCTCCGCGGCAAGGTACCACTACGAACACGGCGACGTTTTCATCGACGATAACTTTCTTTTCGATCTCCGTTCTTTCTATCCTCGTTATAGTTAACTCTTTGATCTCGTTGTTCGACGCTATTAAGTTTAGAGATAACACGGGTTTCGCCTTACAGTTGGAGGTAATCACAATTTCCTTGCTTTTCCTCCTCTACTCTGGTTTAGGCATTTTGACAAACGTTGGAGATTCGTTTAGATTTCCCTTAGTTGTACTCAATTTAATCTATGCATTTGCTTTTGGAGAAGAATTCTTCCTTTTTTATAGCCGAAGCAAGGACCCGAGTGGGGTTGAAAACCGGTACTATGATCTTTTTCTGGTGCCCATTGCGATATGCGTGTTTTCCACTATCATTGAATTGAAGAACCCTGATTCAAATTACCCACGGTTAGGCCGTGGCATTGGGTTGGTTTTACAAGGAATGTGGGTTTTGCAAATGGGTTTTTCCTTTCACACGAATTTGATAGCTAACGGATGCGCATTGCACGCAAAGAGTCGGGGAAATTATACTATCAAATGCAAAGGGCACCCCGAGTATCATCGTGGCCGTGCAATTGCGACGTTACAGTTTAACTGTCATCTGGCCATTCTTGTGACTCTGCTTGTTGCTGTGTACTCCTTTATTTGTAAGAAGAATGGGGTTAGCCGTGAGTTTATGCGGTATAAGCCACTTGGAGGTGGAGGGGAAATGCATATGGACGGTCGGTCTCAGTTCACTTTGGACTCGGATGATGAAGACAGCAACGGAGAGATGATTAAAGAGGCAAAGAACGTTGAAATGCAGAAGGCCATTGGGGCCAATTCAGAGTCAGCGGTTAACGATCATCAACTGCATTCTTGA
- the LOC140973379 gene encoding protein NRT1/ PTR FAMILY 5.8-like isoform X2, whose product MALSKPCMLLIVIAGMERFTFKGVASNLVSYLTDVMEMSNSSAAKYVNSWVGFTWMLPLLVATLADSYWDRYATILASSVLYAAGLVALTSRTLTWPWIHSNKPGSVSSLSLSLYMISLGQGGYNPSLQAFGAEQNEDELPCANNNDQTSDKKSLFFQWWYFGVCCGSLAGIAVMSCIQDTFGWGLGFSIPTLAMMISILLFLCGNRFYMHKHSRIMDGKFEDIIVGAKALFSKMIRYGRCLPSKEYTLVELELQDKELCNGDSDQEIQGFMEKPDENMKLIEVVKIVLRLLPVWLMLLMFAVIFQQPATFFTKQGMAMKRNIGTEFKIPPAALQSAITVAIILLMPLYDTCFIPLVRSLTGNEKGVTIFQRMGIGMLLSVVAMVVAAVTEKSRLEASKNREIKSKEVQFTIFWLLPQYILLGISDIFTVVGMQEFFYCEVPARMRTVGMALNTSVFGVGSFLSALIISVIEHLTTSGDGKNSWFSDDMDEARLDYYYWFLALSSAMSLLSFVIFCKFFR is encoded by the exons ATGGCACTCAGCAAACCATGCATGCTCCTCATAG TGATAGCTGGAATGGAGAGATTTACCTTCAAGGGGGTGGCTTCAAATTTGGTGTCCTATCTGACGGATGTTATGGAGATGAGCAATTCATCGGCCGCAAAATATGTGAATAGTTGGGTCGGATTTACGTGGATGCTGCCGCTCTTGGTGGCGACACTGGCCGATTCCTACTGGGACAGATACGCCACCATTTTAGCTTCTTCGGTTCTCTATGCTGCG GGACTTGTAGCATTAACATCAAGAACATTAACATGGCCTTGGATTCATTCAAACAAACCAGGCTCAGTTTCATCCCTATCCTTGTCTCTTTATATGATTTCACTTGGACAAGGGGGTTATAACCCTTCCCTGCAAGCTTTCGGAGCAGAACAAAATGAAGATGAGTTACCTTGTGCTAATAACAATGATCAGACTTCAGACAAGAAGAGTTTGTTTTTCCAATGGTGGTATTTTGGAGTTTGCTGTGGCAGCCTGGCAGGCATCGCAGTTATGTCTTGCATCCAGGACACGTTTGGTTGGGGACTTGGATTCTCTATTCCTACTCTTGCTATGATGATTTCCATTCTCTTGTTTCTTTGCGGCAACCGGTTTTACATGCATAAGCACAGTAGGATCATGGACGGGAAGTTCGAAGACATTATCGTTGGAGCTAAAGCTCTTTTCTCAAAGATGATCCGTTATGGGAGGTGTTTGCCTAGTAAAGAGTACACTTTGGTTGAGTTAGA ACTTCAAGATAAAGAACTCTGTAATGGAGACTCCGATCAAGAAATCCAGGGCTTTATGGAAAAACCAGATGAAAACATGAAATTAATTGAAGTTGTGAAGATAGTTCTGCGACTGCTGCCAGTTTGGTTAATGCTTCTAATGTTTGCGGTAATTTTCCAACAACCGGCCACGTTTTTCACTAAACAGGGTATGGCAATGAAGAGAAATATTGGAACCGAATTCAAGATTCCGCCAGCTGCCCTGCAGAGTGCAATAACCGTGGCTATAATACTTCTGATGCCCTTATATGACACGTGCTTCATCCCTCTAGTACGTAGTTTGACAGGAAACGAAAAGGGCGTCACCATATTCCAGAGAATGGGAATCGGGATGTTATTGTCGGTTGTGGCAATGGTAGTTGCTGCTGTAACTGAGAAGAGTAGACTCGAGGCCAGTAAAAACAGGGAAATAAAGTCTAAAGAGGTGCAATTTACCATCTTTTGGCTGCTTCCTCAGTATATATTGTTGGGGATATCTGACATATTCACTGTCGTTGGGATGCAAGAGTTTTTCTATTGTGAAGTTCCTGCAAGAATGAGGACTGTGGGTATGGCTCTGAATACAAGTGTTTTTGGGGTGGGAAGTTTCTTGAGCGCACTTATTATATCTGTAATTGAGCATTTGACAACTTCTGGTGATGGGAAAAATAGCTGGTTTTCTGATGATATGGACGAAGCTCGGTTGGATTATTACTACTGGTTCTTGGCACTGTCGAGTGCTATGAGTTTACTAagttttgttatattttgtaaatttttcagATAA
- the LOC140973379 gene encoding protein NRT1/ PTR FAMILY 5.8-like isoform X1, with the protein MFFLPFNFVGLLSLVLKVETVIAGMERFTFKGVASNLVSYLTDVMEMSNSSAAKYVNSWVGFTWMLPLLVATLADSYWDRYATILASSVLYAAGLVALTSRTLTWPWIHSNKPGSVSSLSLSLYMISLGQGGYNPSLQAFGAEQNEDELPCANNNDQTSDKKSLFFQWWYFGVCCGSLAGIAVMSCIQDTFGWGLGFSIPTLAMMISILLFLCGNRFYMHKHSRIMDGKFEDIIVGAKALFSKMIRYGRCLPSKEYTLVELELQDKELCNGDSDQEIQGFMEKPDENMKLIEVVKIVLRLLPVWLMLLMFAVIFQQPATFFTKQGMAMKRNIGTEFKIPPAALQSAITVAIILLMPLYDTCFIPLVRSLTGNEKGVTIFQRMGIGMLLSVVAMVVAAVTEKSRLEASKNREIKSKEVQFTIFWLLPQYILLGISDIFTVVGMQEFFYCEVPARMRTVGMALNTSVFGVGSFLSALIISVIEHLTTSGDGKNSWFSDDMDEARLDYYYWFLALSSAMSLLSFVIFCKFFR; encoded by the exons ATGTTCTTCTTACCCTTTAATTTCGTGGGTTTGTTGAGTTTGGTTTTGAAAGTTGAAACAGTGATAGCTGGAATGGAGAGATTTACCTTCAAGGGGGTGGCTTCAAATTTGGTGTCCTATCTGACGGATGTTATGGAGATGAGCAATTCATCGGCCGCAAAATATGTGAATAGTTGGGTCGGATTTACGTGGATGCTGCCGCTCTTGGTGGCGACACTGGCCGATTCCTACTGGGACAGATACGCCACCATTTTAGCTTCTTCGGTTCTCTATGCTGCG GGACTTGTAGCATTAACATCAAGAACATTAACATGGCCTTGGATTCATTCAAACAAACCAGGCTCAGTTTCATCCCTATCCTTGTCTCTTTATATGATTTCACTTGGACAAGGGGGTTATAACCCTTCCCTGCAAGCTTTCGGAGCAGAACAAAATGAAGATGAGTTACCTTGTGCTAATAACAATGATCAGACTTCAGACAAGAAGAGTTTGTTTTTCCAATGGTGGTATTTTGGAGTTTGCTGTGGCAGCCTGGCAGGCATCGCAGTTATGTCTTGCATCCAGGACACGTTTGGTTGGGGACTTGGATTCTCTATTCCTACTCTTGCTATGATGATTTCCATTCTCTTGTTTCTTTGCGGCAACCGGTTTTACATGCATAAGCACAGTAGGATCATGGACGGGAAGTTCGAAGACATTATCGTTGGAGCTAAAGCTCTTTTCTCAAAGATGATCCGTTATGGGAGGTGTTTGCCTAGTAAAGAGTACACTTTGGTTGAGTTAGA ACTTCAAGATAAAGAACTCTGTAATGGAGACTCCGATCAAGAAATCCAGGGCTTTATGGAAAAACCAGATGAAAACATGAAATTAATTGAAGTTGTGAAGATAGTTCTGCGACTGCTGCCAGTTTGGTTAATGCTTCTAATGTTTGCGGTAATTTTCCAACAACCGGCCACGTTTTTCACTAAACAGGGTATGGCAATGAAGAGAAATATTGGAACCGAATTCAAGATTCCGCCAGCTGCCCTGCAGAGTGCAATAACCGTGGCTATAATACTTCTGATGCCCTTATATGACACGTGCTTCATCCCTCTAGTACGTAGTTTGACAGGAAACGAAAAGGGCGTCACCATATTCCAGAGAATGGGAATCGGGATGTTATTGTCGGTTGTGGCAATGGTAGTTGCTGCTGTAACTGAGAAGAGTAGACTCGAGGCCAGTAAAAACAGGGAAATAAAGTCTAAAGAGGTGCAATTTACCATCTTTTGGCTGCTTCCTCAGTATATATTGTTGGGGATATCTGACATATTCACTGTCGTTGGGATGCAAGAGTTTTTCTATTGTGAAGTTCCTGCAAGAATGAGGACTGTGGGTATGGCTCTGAATACAAGTGTTTTTGGGGTGGGAAGTTTCTTGAGCGCACTTATTATATCTGTAATTGAGCATTTGACAACTTCTGGTGATGGGAAAAATAGCTGGTTTTCTGATGATATGGACGAAGCTCGGTTGGATTATTACTACTGGTTCTTGGCACTGTCGAGTGCTATGAGTTTACTAagttttgttatattttgtaaatttttcagATAA
- the LOC140976592 gene encoding glycerol-3-phosphate acyltransferase RAM2-like: MAEQTNISHSLKFPHINECESIGRESHTVVTDMDGTLLVGRSSFPYFALVAFEVGGILRLFFLLLSSPIAGILYYFISESAGIRVLIFATLVGMKESDIESVSRAVLPKFYSDDIHPETWRVFSLCGRKCVLTANPRIMVEAFLKEYLGADMVIGTEISSFKGRATGFVSDVGVLVGKNKAEALQKEFGDKLPDIGLGDRKTDFPFMKLCKESYIVPAEEGIQPLSPDKLPKPIVFHDGRLVQKPTPIIALLIILWIPIGFLLACLRIAAGALLPMPIVYHAFWSLGVRVAIKGTPPPPAKKSLGQMGVLFVCSHRTLLDPIFLSTALARPIPAVTYSLSRLSEVISPIKTVRLNRDRAKDSEMIKKLLQEGDLVICPEGTTCREPFLLRFSALFAELTDELVPVAMSNRMSMFHGTTARGWKGMDPFYFFMNPSPAYEVTFLNKLPRDLTCGGGKSSHEVANYIQRMIAATLSYECTSFTRKDKYRALAGNDGNVVEKPRVAADKVMGC, translated from the exons ATGGCCGAACAAACCAATATTTCACATTCTCTAAAATTTCCTCATATTAACGAATGTGAGTCCATTGGACGTGAGAGCCACACTGTTGTCACTGATATGGACGGGACGTTGCTGGTTGGCCGGAGTTCCTTCCCATACTTCGCATTAGTAGCTTTCGAAGTTGGTGGGATTCTAAGGCTCTTTTTTTTACTCTTGTCATCTCCGATAGCAGGAATTCTGTACTATTTCATCTCCGAATCAGCGGGCATTCGTGTACTAATATTTGCGACATTAGTGGGCATGAAAGAGTCTGATATCGAGTCTGTGTCACGTGCAGTGCTGCCAAAGTTCTACTCGGATGACATACATCCAGAGACGTGGCGTGTGTTTTCCTTGTGTGGAAGGAAGTGTGTGCTCACTGCTAATCCTAGGATTATGGTGGAGGCTTTCTTGAAAGAGTATTTGGGTGCTGACATGGTTATTGGGACCGAGATTTCGAGCTTTAAAGGTAGAGCCACAGGGTTCGTTAGTGATGTTGGAGTGCTTGTTGGGAAGAATAAGGCTGAGGCTCTACAGAAAGAATTTGGTGATAAATTACCAGATATTGGGCTTGGCGACAGGAAGACTGATTTCCCGTTCATGAAATTATGCAAG GAAAGTTACATAGTCCCAGCAGAGGAAGGAATTCAGCCCCTAAGCCCCGACAAGTTGCCGAAACCAATAGTGTTCCATGATGGCCGGTTAGTCCAGAAACCAACCCCAATCATAGCACTTCTAATCATCTTATGGATCCCAATAGGCTTCCTCTTGGCCTGCCTCCGCATAGCAGCCGGCGCCCTCCTTCCCATGCCTATAGTTTACCATGCTTTCTGGTCCCTCGGGGTTCGTGTTGCGATCAAGGGTACTCCACCCCCTCCGGCAAAAAAATCTCTCGGCCAAATGGGGGTACTCTTCGTTTGCTCTCATCGAACGCTACTAGACCCCATCTTCCTATCTACCGCGCTTGCTCGTCCCATCCCGGCCGTAACGTACTCGCTCTCCCGTCTGTCTGAAGTCATATCGCCCATCAAAACCGTTCGTTTGAATCGGGACAGGGCTAAGGACTCAGAAATGATCAAGAAACTGTTGCAGGAAGGTGACTTAGTCATCTGCCCCGAAGGAACCACTTGCAGGGAACCTTTTTTGCTTAGATTTTCGGCTCTTTTCGCCGAACTAACGGATGAACTGGTGCCGGTTGCCATGTCGAATCGGATGAGCATGTTTCATGGGACCACGGCCCGAGGGTGGAAGGGGATGGACCCATTTTACTTCTTCATGAACCCGAGCCCCGCTTACGAGGTCACATTTTTGAACAAGCTGCCTCGAGATTTGACTTGTGGAGGGGGGAAATCGAGCCACGAGGTGGCTAACTATATACAGAGGATGATTGCAGCAACTTTATCTTATGAATGCACAAGCTTTACTAGGAAGGATAAGTACAGAGCATTGGCTGGGAACGATGGAAATGTGGTGGAGAAGCCAAGAGTTGCAGCTGACAAAGTTATGGGCTGCTGA
- the LOC140973402 gene encoding serine/threonine-protein kinase D6PKL2, whose protein sequence is MTEASENMWKCVSATLNLSVNTSPSVDLCSSTATGSDTSSLSSGQTSECGFLDKRVDHIKNAEVDAVETSAESENTTSSSDANEAGFRSVFQSKPHRGNDVRWDAIQRVQGRDGELGLGHFRLLKKLGFGDIGSVYLADLRGMGCLFAMKVMDKGMLVNRKKVGRAQTEKDILGLLDHPFLPTLYSHFETEKFSCLLMEYCSGGDLHVLRQRQLGRHFSEQAARFYASEVLLSLEYLHMMGVVYRDLKPENVLVREDGHIMLSDFDLSLRCYVNPTLVTDGDGSSCTLSSYCIEPSCIDPVFKFPVCVEPSSCYKPSCFKPRIFNSKTEKVKDKKPTLASRDSLPMLVAEPTAARSMSFVGTHEYLAPEIIRGDGHGSAVDWWTFGIFLYELLHGKTPFKGNDNRETLLNVAGQPLKFPESSSISFAAKDLIRGLLVKNPQKRLGFKRGATEIKQHPFFENVNWALVRSISPPQIPKPVDIAVFNQTSKSSLPSNEKCTSDSKRSSGSYLEFEFF, encoded by the exons ATGACCGAAGCTTCGGAGAATATGTGGAAATGTGTTTCCGCCACGCTCAACCTTAGTGTCAATACCAGTCCTAGCGTTGATTTATGTAGCAGTACGGCAACAGGTTCCGACACTTCTAGCTTAAGCAGTGGTCAAACTAGCGAATGTGGTTTCTTGGACAAACGAGTTGATCATATTAAGAATGCTGAGGTCGATGCCGTTGAAACAAGTGCGGAGAGCGAGAATACCACTAGTTCGAGCGATGCGAATGAGGCCGGTTTTAGGAGTGTTTTCCAGTCTAAACCGCATAGAGGAAACGATGTGAGGTGGGATGCAATACAGCGTGTGCAGGGTAGAGATGGGGAGTTGGGTTTGGGGCACTTTAGACTTCTGAAGAAACTGGGGTTTGGAGATATTGGTAGTGTTTATTTAGCGGATTTGAGGGGTATGGGGTGCCTTTTTGCCATGAAAGTTATGGATAAAGGTATGTTAGTTAATAGAAAGAAAGTGGGGAGAGCTCAAACTGAGAAAGATATCTTGGGTTTATTGGATCACCCGTTTCTTCCAACTCTTTATTCTCATTTTGAAACGGAGAAGTTTTCTTGCTTGTTAATGGAGTATTGCAGTGGTGGGGACCTGCATGTGCTTCGGCAGCGTCAGCTGGGCAGGCATTTCTCAGAGCAGGCTGCAAG GTTTTATGCATCAGAAGTGCTTCTTTCGCTCGAGTACCTTCATATGATGGGAGTGGTGTATAGAGATCTGAAGCCAGAAAATGTATTGGTGAGGGAAGATGGGCATATTATGCTATCAGATTTTGATTTATCACTGAGATGTTATGTGAATCCGACCCTTGTTACGGATGGCGATGGTTCATCTTGTACATTATCATCGTATTGCATCGAACCATCTTGCATTGATCCTGTATTCAAATTTCCCGTTTGTGTTGAGCCGTCATCTTGTTACAAGCCCTCTTGCTTCAAGCCTCGCATTTTTAACTCGAAGACAGAGAAAGTCAAGGATAAAAAACCAACTTTGGCTAGCAGAGATTCGCTTCCGATGCTCGTTGCAGAGCCAACCGCAGCAAGGTCAATGTCATTTGTTGGGACACACGAGtatttagcccctgaaatcatCAGAGGAGATGGTCATGGCAGTGCTGTTGACTGGTGGACTTTTGgcatttttttgtatgagttgCTCCATGGAAAGACACCCTTCAAAGGCAATGATAACAGAGAAACGCTGCTTAACGTTGCTGGACAGCCCTTGAAATTTCCCGAAAGTTCATCAATAAGTTTCGCTGCCAAGGATTTGATTCGAGGTTTGCTTGTGAAGAACCCTCAGAAAAGACTTGGATTCAAACGCGGGGCAACAGAGATAAAACAGCATCCATTCTTTGAGAATGTGAACTGGGCACTTGTTCGGAGTATTAGTCCTCCTCAAATTCCCAAACCAGTGGATATAGCCGTTTTCAATCAGACTTCGAAATCATCTTTGCCATCAAATGAAAAGTGTACGTCGGATTCGAAGAGATCATCCGGCTCTTACTTAGAATTCGAATTTTTCTGA